The sequence CTGCCGCCATCGCAATCAAGTATCGCGCCAGTGATATAGGTCGCTGAATCGCATGACAGGAACACGGCGGATTCGGCGAGTTCTTCGATTTCGCCCCAGCGTTTCATCGCGATCCGGTCATAGTGTTTTTGCCGCGTTGCATCGTTGGGCGCGAGGCGTTTCATGCCTTCGGTTCCGGCAATCGGACCGGGCGAAATGCCGTTCACACGCACATCCGGTCCCCATTCGAGCGCTAGCGTGCGGACGAGTTGGTTGATGCCGGCCTTGGCGGCGCAGGCATGGGCCTGCATCTGCATTGCGTTGACGGCTTGCCCGGCAGTGATTGCGATCAGCGAAGCGCCGGGAGTGTTCAGAAACTCTCTGCATCCCTTGAACACATTGAAGGTTCCGTTGAGGTCGATATCGACGACCGTGCGGAATGCGTTGGCCGACATGCCATTAACGGGAGCGAGGAAATTACCTGCGGCTCCCGATACAACGAAGTCGAGCGGGCCGAATTGCTCGCTTACGTTCTTCATGGCGCCGTGGATCACATCAAAATTGCGAACGTCGGCGGACATGCCGATTGCGCCATGGCCGATCTCTTCCGCAGCGCGCGCGGCTTTCTCAGGATCGCGGCCGCAAACGGCAACCTTTGCGCCCAACTCGGCATAACGTTTCGCGATGCCGAGATTGATGCCGCTGGTGCCGCCCGCAATGAAGGCCACTTTTCCCTCAAACAATCCGTCTTTGAACGCGCTCATCATATCTCTCCTGAATTTCGGGAGAGGCTAGGGCGCGGCTAGACACGCGGCAAGTACATTGCCGAGGCCGGCTATCGAAAAGCCGGATTAAACTGCAGAAAAGGGGGAGAAAACCACTGGTCGGGAAGACAGGATTCGAACCTGCGACCCCCACACCCCCAGTGTGATGCGCTACCAGGCTGCGCTACTTCCCGAGACCAGTGGAAGGCGCGCCTATAGCACTGCGTTTCTGCATGGCAAGCGGCGAGCGATGGGCTCGTCCACTTTTCGGCACTTGCGGTGCGTTGCGCGGCCCATACATAGGTGCTAGGCGCGCTGCGCACGTTCGGAGGGTCCTTCGAACGCCCGTTTTGACAGTTTTCGAAGGCCTTTATGACACTCAACATTCTCGCCGTAGCGGCCAGTGCCGATGCACCGCCCGCATGGATGCAGTTCCTTCCGCTCGTCGGCATGGTCGCAATCTTCTGGTTCCTGATTATCCGGCCGCAAATGCGCCGGCAAAAGGAACACACCGCCAAAGTTAGCGGCATGAAGAAGGGCGATAAGGTCGTCACAGCAGGCGGTTTGATCGGCAAAGTCATCAAGGTTGATGACGATTATGCCGATATCGAAATCGCCAATGGCGTTCGCGTTAAAGCGGTCAAGTCGACCATCGGCGATATCATCCCGCCGCCCGGCGCAACCGCCGCAAACGACTAAGGCGGACTGACCAAAATGCTCGACTTTCCGCGCTGGAAGAAGATTTGGCTGTGGGGGCTCACACTGGTTGTGATGCTCGCCGCTCTGCCAAGCCTGTTCTCGACTGCAAATCTGACATGGCCCGAGGCACTGCCGGACCCGACCGTTAATCTGGGTCTCGATCTTGCTGGCGGTAGCCACATCTTGCTTGAGGCCGAGCCTTCGAAAGTTGCTGCGCAGCGTCTGGAAAGCATGGAAGAATCGGTACGAAGCGTCATGCGCCGGGCCGAACCGCGTGTCCGCATTGGTGACGTTTCGACGCGCAATGGCAGCTTGAGCTTCATGCTCGACGATTCCAGCCAAGTAGACATGGCGCGTGAGTTGATCCTTCCGCTGTCTAATGGCGAAGGGCTGATACGCGAATGGGACATTGCGGTTGTCGATGAAAGCCGCTTTGTCCTGACTCAAACGCCGCAAGGCGTCGACAATGCCGTGACCGCGGCGATGGACAGCGCCACCGAAGTCGTTCGCAAACGTATCGATTCGCTCGGCACGCGCGAACCGACGATCATCCGCCAAGGTGATGACCGCATTGTTGTGCAGGTCCCCGGTTTGGAAGATCCTGAGCAGCTTAAGGCCTTGCTTGGTAAGACCGCGAAACTGGAATTCAAACTGGTCGATCAGAGCGCGCTGCCCTCGGATGTTGCGCAGGGTATTGCACCTCCGGGCAGCCAGATTTTTCCTTATGCGCCAACGTCTGATTTTCCGGGGCAGTCGCTTGCTGTTAAGAGACTTGGCGGCATCAAGGGCGACAGCCTTGTCGATGCGCGCCAAAGCTTTGACCAGCAGGACAATGAGCCTGTCGTCACCATCCAGTTTGACCAGCAGGGCGGCTCCAAGTTTGCGAAGCTGACCAGCGAGAATGTCGGTAAGCCATTCGCGATTATCCTCGATGGCGAAGTGCTCTCAGCCCCGAACATCAACGAACCGATACTCGGCGGGGGCGCACAGATTTCTGGCGGGTTCACTGCTGAAACCGCCAACAACCTCGCGATCTCGCTGCGTTCGGGCGCGCTGCCGGTTGATCTGGCGGTCGTCGAAGAACGCACTGTTGGTGCCGAGCTTGGAGCGGATTCAATTCGCAAGGGCGTGCTCGCCATGATGATCGGTTCCGTTGCGGTGATCGCACTGATGGTCGCGACCTATGGCCGCTTCGGTGTTTATGCGACTATCGCGCTTGCCTTCAACGTCCTGATGATCCTTGGGATCATGGCCATCCTCAACACCACATTGACGCTGCCTGGTCTTGCCGGTTTCTTGCTGACGATTGGTGCGGCGGTGGATGCCAACGTGCTGATTAACGAACGAATACGAGAAGAGCGAAACAAGGGCAGGCGTGTCGTGCAGGCCGTGGAAAACGGCTACCGCGAGGCTAGCCGGGCGATCTATGACGCCAACATCACCAACTTCATTGCCGGTGTGCTCTTGTTCCTGTTCGGCTCCGGCCCGATCCGCGGCTTCGCGATCGTGCTTATCCTTGGCCTGTTCACTTCGGTGTTCACGGCTGTTGTCCTGACCCGCATGTGGGTCGCCGGATGGTTGCGGAAATCGCGCCCATCCGAGCTGCATATTTAGGAGGCCGGGTTCATGCGATTGCTCAAACTCGTTCCCGACAACACGAACATCAAGTTCCTGAAATTCCGGGTCCCGTTTTACGTGGTCAGCCTGCTGCTGATCGCCGCGAGTTGGGGTTTGGTTTTGACCAAGGGCCTCAATTACGGCGTCGACTTCGCCGGTGGTCAGGAAATTCTGGCGACCTTCGAAGATCGTCCAGACGCTCCGATCCCGGAACTGCGTCAGTCGATTGGTGCCTTGCCTGAAATTGGTGAACCTGTGATCCAGCGCTTCGGTGCAGAAAATCAGGTGTCGATCCGCGTCAAGCTGCCCGAATCCGTGCAGGGTGATAAGGAAGCCGCCGACCGCATCAAAAGCATGATCGTGGGCTCGCTGCAGAGCGATTATCCGTCGATCCGGATTGACGGTGCAGACTCCGTTTCGGGCAAAGTCTCTGGCGAATTCCGCGAGAAGGCAGTGTATGCGTTGCTTGCAGCGATGATCGCGATTGCGCTGTATATCTGGATCCGGTTTGAGTGGCAGTTTGGTGTCGGCGCACTGTTCGCGCTGTTCCATGACGTCTCGCTGACACTGGGGATGTTCTCGCTATTCCAGATGGAGTTTGGATTGCAGATCATTGCCGCGATTCTGGCGATCATCGGCTACTCGCTGAACGATACAATCGTGGTCTACGACCGTATCCGTGAGAACCTGAAGAAGTATCGCCGGATGCCGCTACCCGAATTGCTCGACCTCTCGGTCAACGAAACTCTGGCGCGTACCGTCATGACCTCGCTGACACTGCTGGTCGCGCTGGTTCCGTTGTTGGCATTTGGTCCAGCCAGCCTGTTCGGTCTGACGGCCGCGATCACGCTGGGTATCTTTGTTGGTACCTACAGCTCGGTCTATATGGCGGCGCCGATCCTGATTTGGCTTGGGGTCAATTCCAACAGCTTCGTGCCGCAGGAAACTGTGGCAGAGCGTCAGGACCGGATTGCACGGGGCGGTGAAGACCCCGCCGCTTAGGAGCGTTCAGGCTTCCAAAATACTGTTGTAATGTTCTGCCAATGTGGCGGCGTTATTCGTCCAACTAAATCGTTCTGCCATGGCCGCAACGTCCTCAGATGAGGGCGGGGCGGCCAGCAGTTTCTCGATACCAGCCGCGACGGCGACTGCGCTGCGTTCCACGATCACGCCGGCTGCCGGGCTCGTGACGACTTCGCGTGCGCCGCCTGCATCGGTGATCACCAAGGGCGTGCCGCAAGCGAGCGCTTCGACCCATGCATTGGCGAGGCCTTCGCTGGAGGATGGAAGCACCATCGCATCAGATGCCGAGAGGATAATCGGCAAGAGATCGTGATCGACCGAGCCTAAGAAGTGGACGCGGTCAGCAACGCCAAGCTCGTCCGCTAAGGCGCGCAGCTTCGCGTCATCTTCTCCCTTACCGACCAGCAGAAGTCGGGCGTCTGGCAATTGTGCCAATGCGCCGATGACAAACTCTTGTCCCTTGCGCGGGATGAGCGCGCCGGTAGTCGCCAGCAGCGCGTCGTCCTCGCCAATTGCGATGCCAAATTCCTGGCCAAGCCGGTTGCGCAATTGGGTATGGTCCAGCGGGCGAAAGCGGTCGCGGTCGAGGCCAGTGTAGTGCAGCGATATTTTGTCAGCCGGGAGGCCTAGCGCGGTCATGTCTTGCTTTAGAGCATTACAGACGGCTAGCATTCCGGCGGACGCTTCACCTGCTTCCAGCATCGCAGTTCGGCCATATGATTTAGCGCCCCAATAGTGGATGTCAGCCCCGCGCGCTTTGATCGAGAATGGAAGGCCGAGCTCCTTTGCAATTCGCGCGGCCGCAGGGCCATCAGGATAGAAGAACTGCGCATCGAGCATGTCGAATGGCCGCTCGGCATGGAGCTTCGCCGCCAGCGGCAGAACTGCGCGCGCGATAAATGCAGGATTGAAACGCCCACCAAATTTCGGGACCAGCGGGAACGTGGGGCGGTGCACCGCAACCCTGTTCTCAGTTCCGTCAATCGCTGCATTCTTCAGCGCTGCATATTTGCCGAAGGCGATGGGCGGAATACCGATCGGATTGATGACAGTAACGTCCCAGTCCTCGCGCGCAGCGAGCGCTTCGAGGGAGCGCGCAACGAAGGTTCCAAAGCGCGGGTTTTGCGCATTCGGATAAAGCGTCGACAGCGACAGCAGGCGCTTCACAATGTGCGGACCAGCATTTCTGCAACGGCGAGCCACGGCGGATTATCGACCACCATCTGTTTCTGACCCGCACCCGGCGGTAGCAAGCCAACCATCTTGCCTTGACGATCAATCAACCTGCCGAAAGCAAAGCGGCCACCCGGGCGCGGCGCGAGGACGTCTCGGTTGATCGCCTGCTGCGCCTCGGCAGGCGCGATCTGTCGCAGCCATAGCTGGTCACCGGGAAGATATTGTCCGGCAGCGACGTCAACGGTGAGCACCACCAAAGTACCTTCGCCGCCAATATCGGTTGCGAGCAAAGCATCGCGCGGGGCGGCGAGCGCCTCTGCACCCGCTGCACCAAGGGTCGCGACCACTTGGGGATGGGGCGTGCTTTCGGACCGAACGAGCATTTCTGCGTCGACGCCCAGAGCATCTGCGATCCGGTCCATCCATTTGATAGAAAGATTGCGCATGCCCGTTTCGAGCCGTCCGATGGTTTGCGCGGTCGTGGGCGGCGTGCAAGCCTCCGCAAGATCGGCAAGGGTCATGCCCTTTTCCTTACGAATGTCGCGGATGCGGTTGATCATGCTCGAAATCCCATAATAACCAAATTGGTGTTTTTACCTTTCCTACACGAACCGTGTTTGTCAAGCCGCGTGCTTCAATTGCTCAAGGGGAAAATGATGCAGCGCAAATTGGCCGAACGAGAACTCACCAATGAAGGCGTGAGGACCAGCGGCAAGCGCAACAGCCGGGGCCGCAGTGCCACGGTCAACCTCGCCGAATCGCCTTTGTCCTGGCTCCACGCACGCGGGCACATTGACGAGCGCCTATATGATGCAGGCGAACGGCTACGCGCCGATTACGAACGGGCACAGATGTCGCCCAGTGTGACAATGCGTTGGGATCCGGTGCGGATCAGCGGGCAGGGCGGAGATCAGGGGCTGTCCCCAACCGAACGGCAAATCGCTGCAAAGGCGCGCTTTGATGGCGCAATGGCGGAAGCGGGCAAGGGCCTGTCCGACATATTGTGGCGCGTTGTCTGCGCTTGCGAAGGGCTGCCCGATGCCGAGAAAGCCATTGGCTGGCCTGCGAGGAGCGGGAAGATCGTTTTGAAACTCGCGCTCGACCGGGTGGCGCATTTCTACCGGATCAACTGAGTGGGACTTTCCCAAACAGCCTTGATGTGAGAAAACGTGTTCCATGCGTAAAACGTATCTCATTTACGGAATCGCGGTCGCGGCATGCGCTTTGCTGCTCGATCTGATGGCTTATCGCCATCTGGTTCGCCAATTGCCGACTGACGTCTATGTCATGGCAGTGGCTTGCGTATTCGTTGCGCTCGGCATTTGGGTGGGAGTAGTTTTGACCCCGCGACTGGTGGCCGAAGGGTTTGCCCTCAACCACAAGGCGATCCAGTCTCTTGGCCTGACCCAGCGCGAATGCGATGTGCTCGCTCTTCTCGCGAAGGGCGAGGCGAATAAGGAGATTGCTCGCTCTCTGGGTGTTTCGCCCAACACCGTTAAAACGCATGTGACCAACCTTTATGCGAAACTGGGCGTGACTAGCCGCGGGCGTGCGGTCTCTGCCGCGCGCGAGCTATCGCTGCTGCCGTAAGACCCCGCCCATACGCAGTAATTGGCCCAATTCACCCATATGGGCGATGGTGAGGGTGAAGCTGATACGCGACTACAGATGCGAAACGTTGAAGGAGAAAAATCATGTTTCGCTATGCAATAATATTCGGAAGTATCGCAGGCGCGGTCGTCGTGACCGTAATGTCGATCGTGCTCAGCCTGATGGACCCCGACCGCTTCGTTCTGGCAGAAACGCTCGGTTATGTAACCATGATCGCCACACTGGGGCTGATCTTTATCGGCATTAAACGATACCGCGATGCCGAACGCGGCGGTGTGATCAGTTTCGCCGGAGCGTTTGGTGTGGGGGCGGCGATGTCCGCAGTCGCAGCGATTGTCTTCGCGCTCGGTTGGGAAGTCTACATGTTTGCAACCGACTATGCGCTGACCGCTGATTATGCGAACAGCGTGATCGCCGCGATTGAAGCAGACACGCTGTCTGCCGACGAAAAAGCGCGGCAGATTGCTGATGTGGAGGCAGCGGTCCAGCTGAACAGAAACCCGCTATTCCGCTTCGCAATCAGTTTGATCGAGCTGTTTCCGGTGGCCCTAATCGTGTCGCTGATTTCAGCCTTTATCCTGAAGAACCCCAAGGTTCTTCCCGCCAGAACTGCTGGCTGAAAGCGCTAGAGCATTATTGAGACCTGCTCCTGAAGGCGAGGTAAAACATCAGCCTCGAACCATGGGTTCTTTCGCATCCATCCCGTGCTCCTCCAAGAGGGGTGCGGGAGTGGGAGTATTCCCGGGAGGAAGGCTTCGAATTGCCTTACGCGGTCGGTAAGCGAGAGCTTCTTGGTCTCAGGCAAATAGGCTGCTTGGGCGTAGCTACCGACCAGCAATGTCAGGCGACCATCTGGCAAGGCATCCATCACCCGCTCATGCCATGCTGGCGCGCATTCAGGGCGAGGCGGTAGATCGCCGCTCTTGCCTTTGCCGGGATAGCAGAAGCCCATCGGGACGAGCGCCACCTTTTCAGGATCATACATTACTTGTTTGCTGAGGCCGGTCCATTCGCGGAGCCGATCGCCGCTCGGATCGTCCCACGGGATGCCGCTGGCATGCACAGTCGATCCTGGCGCCTGACCTATGATAACGAGACGGGAAGTCGCGGAAAACTGGGTAACTGGTCTGACACCATGAGGCAGATGCTTGGCGCAAATTGTGCACGCCGAAATCTCTTGGTGGAGGGGCGTCATCCCTCGACCTGCTCCGCCAGTTCCAGCCAGCGTTCCTCCGCCGCATCTTTTTCGGTGCGGGCGTTTTCGATGCCTTTGCTGATGGTCGCGAATTTTTGCGGATCGGCGGTGAACAGGTCGGGGTCTGACAGGATCGCTTCGCCTTTTACGATGGCCGCTTCCAACTCCTCAATCCGGGCTGGCAGGATTTCGTAATCGCGTTGGTCCTTATAGGTCAGCTTTGCGGGCTTTGATGCCGGTTGTGCTGCCTTAGGTCGCTTTGTGTCACTTTCTGGCTTGGCGGACTTTTTGACTGGTTTTCGGCGCTCCACACGCTTCGCTTCCCAGTCAGCATAGCCGCCCGCAACGATGTCTACCTCGCCGCTGCCGTCAAGGCCCAGCGTGACAGTAACAGTGCGGTCGAGGAAGTCGCGATCATGGCTGACGATCAGCACAGTGCCGTCGTAATCGGCAATCACTTCTTGCAGCAAATCCAATGTTTCAAGGTCGAGATCGTTGGTCGGTTCATCGAGTACCAAGAGATTGGATTCGCGCGCAAATTCGCGAGCGAGCAGCAGGCGCGATTTTTCCCCGCCGGAGAGAATCTCAACCTTGGTATCAACAATCCTTTCGTCGAATAGAAACTCCTTGAGGTAGCCCTGAACATGCTTGCGCGCGCCGCGAACATCGATCCAATCACCGCCTTCAGCTAGTACATCGCGCACGGTTTTGTCGCTCGACATCACGCTGCGCTGCTGGTCGATCATCACGCCGGTCAGCGTCTTGGCCAGAGAGACCTCACCCGTGTCGGGCGCCAACTCGCCCGTGAGCATTTTCAGCAGCGTTGTCTTGCCCGCTCCATTGCTGCCGACGATCCCGATCCGGTCGCCGCGCTGTATCCGTAGGCTGAAGTTCTTGATAATTGCCCGGTCGCCGTAAGTCTTGGAGACACCTTTTGCGACAATCACTGATTTGGTTTTGCTGTCATCGCTCACAAGTTTGAGCTTCGCAGTTCCTCCCGGCGTAATCATAGCGGCCCGCTGGGCGCGCATTTCATAGAGCTTTTCCAAGCGGCCCTGGTTACGCTTTCGGCGCGCCGTTACGCCGCGTTCAAGCCAGTGCGCTTCGATCTTCAGCTTGGCATCCATCTTGTGTTTTTCTCGGGCCTGCTGGGCGTAAACTTCCTCTTCCCAAGCTTCGTAGCCGCCAAAACCGACGTCCTTGCGGCGCATTGTTTTGCTTTCGAGCCACAGTGTGGCTTTGGTCAAACGGGTCAGGAAAGTCCGGTCATGGCTGATAACGACAAACGCACCTTTGTAGCGGTTTAGCCAGTCCTCCAGCCATTCGATTGCGGCCAGATCAAGGTGGTTGGTCGGCTCATCTAGAAGCAAAAGATCGGCATCGCTCGCCAGAGCACGGGCCAGCGCAGCGCGGCGGCGCTCGCCCCCGCTGGCACCGGCTGACTTTGTAGTCATGTCGATGCCCAGCTGTCCGGCAATCGCGTCAATTTCGTATTCTTCTGGCGCGTCATCGCCCGCGAGCGCGAAGTCCATCAACGTATCATAAGCGCTGAAATCGGGGTCTTGATCGAGCATCACTATCTTCGTGCCCGGTTTGACCTTGCGAATGCCCTTGTCAGATTCGATCTGGCCATCGATCATTTTCAGCAGTGTCGTTTTGCCCGCACCGTTCCGGCCAATCAGCGCCAACCGGTCACGCGGACCGATATGCGCGTCGATGTCGGTAAACAGCCAGCCCGATCCTTGAATCAGGCCAAGCCCTTCCAGACTGAGGATAGGAGGTAGCGCCATAGCGCGCGGCAAGTAGCCTTAGGCGGTGCTAAGGTCCAGTATGGAAGGAGCGGTTCAGCCAAGCGTAACTCCGCTAAGACCAAGACGCGCCAAAGAAATTGGAGAACCGATATGATCCGTTACGCCCTGCCGCTTCTCGCCGCGACTGCAATAACCCTGCCCGCCTCCGCTGCCGAGGTGCAAATGCAGGTGCAAGGCCCGGTCGTGGAATTGAGCGTGACGGAAACGGTCAAAGCGCGCCCGGACATCGCGACCGTCAGTGCCGGCGTATCCACACAAGCACGCACTGCAGTCGAGGCGATGCGCCTTAATGCTCAGCAAATGGATGCAATCATCAAGAAGATCAAAGCTCTTGGCGTTGGCGAAGATGATATCCAGACGAGCGGGATCAATCTGAACGCGCAATATGATTATGACCGCACGAACCAGCGCCAAGTGTTTCGCGGTTATCAGGTTTCCAACCGGGTTAGCGTAATTCTGCGCGAGATCGACGAGACCGGGCCTGTCCTTGATGCTCTGGTGGCATCCGGCGCAACTGATCTTGGTGGTCCCAGCTTTTCGATTGATGATGACACGGCAGCACGCGCACAGGCTCGCAAGGCAGCATGGGCAAAGGCAAATGCTCAGGCGATCGAATATGCCCAAATGGCTGGTTATTCTGGCGTGCGCCTGTTGGAAGTCAGTGAAAACGTCTTCACCAGCCGGGCCCAACCGATGATGCGGCAGACGGCAGTGGAAGCGGCAATGAGCGACACGTCCACTCCTGTCCAACCCGGTCTTGTCGGCACTGCCGTCACCATTTCAGTCAAATACGAAATGACGCGGTAGATGGAATATTCACGGCGGTCCTTATTCACCGCTTGTTCAATGGTTGTAGGCTAGACATAAGGCTATGATGCGAAAGCTGATCTCGACAACGCTTGCTGCGACACTTTTGGCGACTGGCTTTGCTGTGCCTACGGTGACCGCAAAAGATGACGACCAGGACAAAGCACGCAAGGAAATGCGGGCCGGTAATGTGCTGTCTCTGCGCGAGATTGAGCGCCGGGTCTTGCCGCGTATGAGGGGCGCTGAATATCTTGGCCCCTATTACGATGCGGCTGCCATGGCGTATCGCCTGAAGTTCATCCGCAATGGCCGTGTGATGTTCGTCGACATCGATGCACGTTCCGGCCGTATTATCTCGCAGTCTCGTTAGTCTAGTCGGATAAGTCCTCCGGTTGACGCGTTCCTTGCAAAAGCCCACATCTCCCATAAATCCAATCTGGCCTGAAGAAGCAGGGGAAACCACACAATGCGCGTCCTGATAGTCGAGGATGAACCGACACTCGGCCAACAGCTGAAGAGCACGCTGGAGCAGACCGGCTATGCCGTTGATCTGTCCACTGATGGCGAAGATGGCCATTTTCTTGGCAGCACTGAAGATTACGATGCCGTGATCCTCGATCTCGGCTTGCCCGAAATCGATGGGCTAACTGTGCTTGGCATGTGGCGCAAAGAAAAGCGCACGTTCCCCGTGCTGGTGCTGACCGCGCGTGACAGCTGGTCTGACAAGGTCGCTGGCCTCGATGCCGGTGCAGATGATTATCTCGCCAAGCCATTCCAGACGGAAGAGCTGATCGCCCGCCTGCGGGCGCTGATCCGCCGCGCGTCGGGCAACACGTCCAGCGAATTGACGGCTGGGTCTGTGCGCCTCGACACACGTTCGGGACGGGTTACGCTCGACGGTGAGCCGGTGAAACTGACCGCTCAGGAATATAAACTGCTGAGCTACCTGATGCATCACAAGGGCAAGGTGGTCAGCCGGACAGAATTGATCGAACATATTTACGATCAGGATTTTGACCGCGATTCGAACACGATCGAAGTATTCGTGACCCGAATTCGCAAGAAACTGGGCGCGGATGTCATCACCACGATCCGGGGACTTGGTTATAGCCTCGACGATCCTTCCGAACAGCCACGCGCGACGTAACCTATGGCTGCGGCATCTGACGATAAAACGGATACCGCCGCCCCCGGAGAACTGGGCACTGCGCCGCATACGGGTAGCCTGTCGCGCCGCATGATGGTGATCGCGGCGGCGTGGATCGGCGTGCTGCTGCTCGGCGGCGGCTTGGCGCTGGACCGGACGCTGACAAATCTTGTCACAAACAATTTCGATGACCAGCTCGAATATATGCTGACCGCGATGGTCGGGTCTGCCGAGATTGGCCCAGAGGGTGAAGTGTTCTTCAACCGGCCGCTTGGTGATCAACGTTTCCTCGAACCCAATAGCGGACTTTACTGGCAGATTACCGGTGAGGGTCATGATGATTTCGCGTCCCGTTCACTGTGGGACAGAACGCTCTCGATTGACGGTGATCACTTCGATAGCGAACCGCACATTCATGATAGCGACCAGTTCTTGAACGAACCCCTGCGTGTCGCCGAACGATCCATCAGCCTGCCAGGCAGCGAAACCCAGTGGTGGTTCTCGGTTGCTGCCAGCCGGGGTGAACTGGATTCCCAGATCAATCGGATTCGTTCGATCCTGTTTTGGAGCTTTATCGCTTTGGGGCTTGGGTTGTTCCTGATGGCTGCATTGCAAAGCTGGTATGGTCTCAGTCCGCTCCGCCGCATCCGGGCGGCCATCCAGCGGATGCGGACCAAGGGCACGAACCGCGTCGACGATCCGCTTCCGCTTGAGGTTCAGCCCTTGGTGCAGGAGCTCAACGGATTGCTCGCTCATTCCGAAAAGCAGGCTGAGGAAGCGCGAACCCATGCCGGCAATCTGGCTCACGCGTTAAAGACACCGCTTACGGTAGTAATGAATGCCGCAACCGCGCGTGCCGATGATTTACCGGACACTGTAATCCGCGAAGCCGCAGTGATGCGGCGCCAGGTTGATCACCACCTTGCGAGGGCGAGGGCGGTCGGCCGCCGCGCTGTGGGGCACGCCCGCACCGAAGTATGCGCCAGTGCAGAGGCAGTGCGCCGCGCCGTCAGCCGCCTTTATCCGCATGTCCGCTTTGATATTGACGGTAACCGAGAGGCGCTGGTCGCTATCGAACGGCAGGATCTCGATGAAATTCTTGGTAATCTGGTGGAAAACGCCGCGAAATATGGCGGTGGCAGTGTCTTCGTAACGGTCGATACTGACCGCGACGGCAAGCTTTGCACTATCTGGGTGGAGGACGACGGCAGAGGTATTCCCGACGAAGAGCGCGAACGCATCTTCGACCGTGGTGCCCGGCTGGATACTGGCA comes from Altererythrobacter sp. ZODW24 and encodes:
- a CDS encoding uracil-DNA glycosylase family protein is translated as MTPLHQEISACTICAKHLPHGVRPVTQFSATSRLVIIGQAPGSTVHASGIPWDDPSGDRLREWTGLSKQVMYDPEKVALVPMGFCYPGKGKSGDLPPRPECAPAWHERVMDALPDGRLTLLVGSYAQAAYLPETKKLSLTDRVRQFEAFLPGILPLPHPSWRSTGWMRKNPWFEADVLPRLQEQVSIML
- a CDS encoding ATP-binding cassette domain-containing protein — encoded protein: MALPPILSLEGLGLIQGSGWLFTDIDAHIGPRDRLALIGRNGAGKTTLLKMIDGQIESDKGIRKVKPGTKIVMLDQDPDFSAYDTLMDFALAGDDAPEEYEIDAIAGQLGIDMTTKSAGASGGERRRAALARALASDADLLLLDEPTNHLDLAAIEWLEDWLNRYKGAFVVISHDRTFLTRLTKATLWLESKTMRRKDVGFGGYEAWEEEVYAQQAREKHKMDAKLKIEAHWLERGVTARRKRNQGRLEKLYEMRAQRAAMITPGGTAKLKLVSDDSKTKSVIVAKGVSKTYGDRAIIKNFSLRIQRGDRIGIVGSNGAGKTTLLKMLTGELAPDTGEVSLAKTLTGVMIDQQRSVMSSDKTVRDVLAEGGDWIDVRGARKHVQGYLKEFLFDERIVDTKVEILSGGEKSRLLLAREFARESNLLVLDEPTNDLDLETLDLLQEVIADYDGTVLIVSHDRDFLDRTVTVTLGLDGSGEVDIVAGGYADWEAKRVERRKPVKKSAKPESDTKRPKAAQPASKPAKLTYKDQRDYEILPARIEELEAAIVKGEAILSDPDLFTADPQKFATISKGIENARTEKDAAEERWLELAEQVEG
- a CDS encoding SIMPL domain-containing protein (The SIMPL domain is named for its presence in mouse protein SIMPL (signalling molecule that associates with mouse pelle-like kinase). Bacterial member BP26, from Brucella, was shown to assemble into a channel-like structure, while YggE from E. coli has been associated with resistance to oxidative stress.), whose amino-acid sequence is MIRYALPLLAATAITLPASAAEVQMQVQGPVVELSVTETVKARPDIATVSAGVSTQARTAVEAMRLNAQQMDAIIKKIKALGVGEDDIQTSGINLNAQYDYDRTNQRQVFRGYQVSNRVSVILREIDETGPVLDALVASGATDLGGPSFSIDDDTAARAQARKAAWAKANAQAIEYAQMAGYSGVRLLEVSENVFTSRAQPMMRQTAVEAAMSDTSTPVQPGLVGTAVTISVKYEMTR
- a CDS encoding PepSY domain-containing protein; translated protein: MRKLISTTLAATLLATGFAVPTVTAKDDDQDKARKEMRAGNVLSLREIERRVLPRMRGAEYLGPYYDAAAMAYRLKFIRNGRVMFVDIDARSGRIISQSR
- a CDS encoding response regulator transcription factor — its product is MRVLIVEDEPTLGQQLKSTLEQTGYAVDLSTDGEDGHFLGSTEDYDAVILDLGLPEIDGLTVLGMWRKEKRTFPVLVLTARDSWSDKVAGLDAGADDYLAKPFQTEELIARLRALIRRASGNTSSELTAGSVRLDTRSGRVTLDGEPVKLTAQEYKLLSYLMHHKGKVVSRTELIEHIYDQDFDRDSNTIEVFVTRIRKKLGADVITTIRGLGYSLDDPSEQPRAT
- a CDS encoding HAMP domain-containing sensor histidine kinase; this encodes MAAASDDKTDTAAPGELGTAPHTGSLSRRMMVIAAAWIGVLLLGGGLALDRTLTNLVTNNFDDQLEYMLTAMVGSAEIGPEGEVFFNRPLGDQRFLEPNSGLYWQITGEGHDDFASRSLWDRTLSIDGDHFDSEPHIHDSDQFLNEPLRVAERSISLPGSETQWWFSVAASRGELDSQINRIRSILFWSFIALGLGLFLMAALQSWYGLSPLRRIRAAIQRMRTKGTNRVDDPLPLEVQPLVQELNGLLAHSEKQAEEARTHAGNLAHALKTPLTVVMNAATARADDLPDTVIREAAVMRRQVDHHLARARAVGRRAVGHARTEVCASAEAVRRAVSRLYPHVRFDIDGNREALVAIERQDLDEILGNLVENAAKYGGGSVFVTVDTDRDGKLCTIWVEDDGRGIPDEERERIFDRGARLDTGKPGTGLGLAIVRDVAEIYGGGVELDESEDLGGLMVKLMLPRSG